A region from the Sphingopyxis lindanitolerans genome encodes:
- a CDS encoding alpha/beta hydrolase translates to MTEAIELRVPLEPGAQGVVDQYRAAALPPLEQGTAQQAREGYRATSLRAGFEPERDVRARDLTIGAGGNPLRTRIYEPEAAIGPRPLIVYLHGGGWVMGDLDTHDSTCRLLARQAGAILVAVDYRLAPEHPFPAAVEDAVAALRHVPEAVAGLGIETAGLAVAGDSAGATLALVAALALRDEATPSALALFYPAGDMGRRTASMDEFSSGYPLTSSTLRWFRDLYLDDVALAGDWRASPARHPDFGALPPTLILSVGHDPLRDDTIALAGRLKREVRGSEHRHLPDQMHGFLTLGGVIAPARGELDHAARFLRQAMGLGPVLEREGESA, encoded by the coding sequence ATGACAGAGGCAATCGAACTTCGCGTCCCCCTGGAACCGGGGGCGCAGGGCGTCGTCGATCAATATCGCGCGGCGGCCCTGCCTCCGCTCGAACAGGGCACGGCGCAACAGGCGCGGGAAGGCTATCGCGCCACGTCGCTGCGCGCAGGCTTCGAACCGGAACGCGATGTCCGCGCCAGGGATCTGACGATCGGGGCGGGCGGCAATCCGCTGCGGACGCGGATATACGAGCCGGAGGCGGCGATCGGGCCGCGCCCGCTGATCGTCTACCTGCATGGCGGCGGCTGGGTCATGGGGGATTTGGACACCCATGATTCCACCTGCCGGCTGCTGGCCAGGCAGGCGGGCGCGATCCTGGTCGCGGTCGATTACCGGCTGGCGCCCGAACATCCCTTTCCTGCGGCGGTGGAGGACGCCGTCGCCGCGCTGCGCCATGTGCCTGAGGCGGTGGCCGGGCTGGGCATCGAAACGGCGGGGCTGGCGGTTGCGGGCGACAGCGCGGGCGCGACGCTGGCATTGGTCGCGGCGCTCGCGCTGAGGGACGAAGCGACGCCATCCGCGCTGGCCCTCTTCTACCCCGCCGGCGACATGGGCCGCAGAACCGCGTCGATGGACGAATTCAGCAGCGGCTATCCGCTCACATCCTCGACGCTTCGCTGGTTCCGCGACCTTTATCTGGACGATGTGGCGCTGGCGGGCGACTGGCGCGCATCGCCGGCGCGCCATCCGGATTTCGGCGCCCTGCCGCCCACGCTCATCCTGTCGGTCGGCCACGATCCCTTGCGCGACGACACCATCGCGCTGGCCGGGCGGCTGAAGCGCGAGGTGCGGGGCAGCGAGCACCGACACCTGCCTGACCAGATGCACGGCTTCCTGACGCTGGGCGGGGTCATCGCTCCGGCGCGGGGCGAACTGGACCATGCGGCGCGCTTCCTTCGCCAGGCTATGGGCCTTGGCCCCGTGCTGGAGCGGGAGGGAGAAAGCGCATGA
- a CDS encoding NAD-dependent succinate-semialdehyde dehydrogenase, giving the protein MTAATMQQQALTEATDTVSSVPTGLFIDGAWRSAADGQQFSVHDPATGDVVARLANATPSDAMDALDAADRAFPSWSRTPPRERAELLRRTFDLVMRDRERIARIITLEMGKPLRESHAEVSYGAEFLRWFGEEAVRISGRFGSLPEGTGDMIVSRHALGPALLITPWNFPLAMATRKIAPALAAGCTVVIKPAALTPLTTLYLVKLLEEAGLPAGVVNVIPTTNSGGATGPIIADSRLRKISFTGSTQVGRVLLEKASANILRSSMELGGNAPFLVFDDADLSRAVEGALVAKFRNIGQACTAANRFIVHASVAQEFSRRVAEKVAQFKLGSGFDPDVAIGPLIDEAAVAGVDELVQDALSRGATLVTGGKRRGGAGTFFEPTVLTDVARDSRILREEIFGPVLPIVTFDTDDEAIAIANDTEYGLVGYAFTASIERGQRLINELQTGMMGWNVGVLSNAAAPFGGVKMSGLGREGGAEGIDEYLTTKYTLLPSVSRP; this is encoded by the coding sequence ATGACGGCCGCGACCATGCAGCAGCAGGCTCTGACGGAGGCGACCGACACGGTTTCGTCCGTCCCCACGGGACTTTTCATCGACGGCGCCTGGCGCTCGGCGGCCGACGGGCAGCAATTTAGCGTCCACGATCCGGCGACCGGGGATGTCGTCGCCCGGCTGGCGAATGCGACGCCGTCGGACGCCATGGATGCGCTCGACGCCGCCGACCGCGCCTTCCCGTCATGGTCGCGCACGCCGCCGCGCGAGCGCGCCGAGTTGCTGCGCCGGACGTTCGACCTCGTCATGCGCGACAGGGAACGGATCGCCCGCATCATCACGCTCGAAATGGGAAAGCCGCTGCGGGAATCCCATGCCGAGGTGAGCTATGGCGCGGAATTCCTCCGCTGGTTCGGCGAGGAGGCGGTTCGCATATCCGGACGCTTCGGCTCGTTGCCGGAGGGCACCGGGGACATGATCGTCTCGCGCCATGCGCTTGGCCCGGCGCTGCTCATCACGCCCTGGAACTTTCCCCTCGCCATGGCGACGCGCAAGATCGCGCCCGCGCTGGCCGCCGGATGCACCGTCGTGATCAAGCCCGCCGCGCTGACGCCGCTCACCACCCTGTATCTCGTGAAATTGCTTGAAGAGGCGGGCCTGCCGGCGGGCGTCGTCAACGTCATTCCCACGACGAATTCGGGCGGCGCCACCGGACCGATCATCGCGGACAGCCGCTTGCGCAAGATCAGCTTCACCGGGTCGACGCAAGTGGGGCGGGTGCTGCTGGAGAAGGCCTCCGCCAACATCCTGCGATCCTCCATGGAACTGGGCGGAAACGCGCCCTTCCTGGTCTTCGACGATGCCGATCTCTCCCGCGCCGTGGAAGGCGCGCTCGTCGCGAAGTTCAGGAATATCGGCCAGGCCTGCACGGCGGCCAACAGGTTCATCGTTCATGCAAGCGTGGCCCAGGAATTCAGCCGGCGGGTGGCGGAGAAGGTGGCGCAGTTCAAGCTCGGCTCAGGCTTCGATCCGGACGTCGCGATCGGCCCTCTGATCGACGAGGCGGCGGTCGCGGGGGTGGACGAGCTGGTCCAGGATGCCCTGTCCCGCGGCGCGACCCTCGTCACGGGCGGCAAGCGGCGGGGCGGCGCGGGCACCTTCTTCGAACCCACGGTGCTCACCGATGTCGCAAGGGACAGCCGAATCCTGCGGGAGGAGATTTTCGGCCCCGTCCTGCCGATCGTCACTTTCGACACGGACGACGAAGCCATCGCCATTGCGAACGACACCGAATATGGCCTGGTCGGCTATGCCTTCACCGCCAGCATCGAGCGGGGGCAGCGGCTGATCAATGAACTCCAGACCGGCATGATGGGATGGAATGTCGGCGTCCTTTCCAATGCCGCCGCACCCTTTGGCGGGGTGAAGATGTCGGGCCTGGGGCGCGAGGGCGGCGCTGAAGGGATCGATGAATATCTGACCACCAAATATACGCTGCTGCCGTCCGTTTCCCGCCCGTGA
- a CDS encoding TonB-dependent receptor, which produces MNGLGYQLLCGVCAFAFAQPALAQDSGPDQAAAERSASGSVSTSDIVVTALRRSERLQDVPVSVTALGSAALSQQRLQQVSDLAGSVPNLQASTVAGDGLPIFSLRGVSMSDFSFNQQGPVATYFDEVYKGSFPLLGLGMFDLERVEVLRGPQGTLYGKNTTGGAINFISKRPGHDSEAYLKLGYGNYNRYDADGAVQAGLGDTLAARIAFTFSRADGWFKNLMPGRPDGSAVRQYGIRASLLFEPNDKLDFILRLTTSLQNPIEYGVLGEPVGSLGIGNGVYEMFGASSYFRTGLGRREMEADNIGRHRHRTYGASLTGNWHVADALTVTSVTSYDYGRLRVIDEADGTPLRVLEADLKGRGKQLSQDLRLSSDFDGPFNFIFGAYYNIEKLWNETSAGFYSDIDVNGDGALTWEDCVDSGFAVSCIYRNNYKQVRKSAAVYTDMNYKLSDRLILRGGIRYTQDRGKVVGYRAQIEGPDGVPIVNTIPGDDPFDFDASTSARFKKGTVTGKVGVDFKTADNDLIYASFSRGYRANAFNAQAYFSPAELNVAEPETVNAYELGFKSQFLDRAVTFNGAAFYYDYRDQQAISVNSVTHIQTLINIPKSRILGAEFELTVRPVQALRINVGVGILDTKIKEGSLNGTSLRGNQLPNAPKLSASAGFDWDIVETGGGKLSWGVNGSFTSKQYFDLFNTERTAQKGYALVNSQLSYRFADDRYGVSLWGKNIFNKYYARYSLDLSGNGFDYTHLADPRTYGISFDAKF; this is translated from the coding sequence ATGAACGGATTGGGGTATCAGCTATTATGTGGCGTCTGCGCCTTCGCATTTGCGCAACCCGCCCTGGCGCAGGATAGCGGTCCGGATCAGGCCGCGGCGGAAAGAAGCGCGTCGGGATCGGTCAGCACCAGCGACATCGTCGTGACCGCGCTCCGCCGGTCCGAAAGGTTGCAGGACGTGCCCGTGTCGGTGACGGCGCTGGGCAGCGCGGCGCTGTCGCAGCAGCGGCTTCAGCAGGTCAGCGATCTCGCCGGGTCGGTTCCCAATCTTCAGGCGTCGACCGTCGCCGGGGACGGGCTGCCGATCTTCTCGCTGCGCGGCGTTTCCATGTCGGACTTCAGCTTCAACCAGCAGGGTCCGGTCGCGACCTATTTCGACGAAGTCTACAAGGGCAGCTTTCCCCTGCTGGGACTGGGCATGTTCGATCTGGAACGGGTCGAAGTGCTGCGGGGACCGCAGGGAACCCTATATGGAAAGAATACGACCGGCGGCGCCATCAATTTCATCAGCAAGAGACCGGGGCATGATTCCGAAGCCTATCTGAAACTGGGCTACGGCAATTACAACCGATACGACGCCGACGGAGCGGTGCAGGCGGGCCTGGGCGACACGCTGGCGGCGCGCATCGCCTTCACATTCTCCCGCGCCGACGGCTGGTTCAAGAATCTGATGCCGGGCAGGCCCGACGGCAGCGCCGTGCGCCAATATGGCATCCGGGCGTCCCTGCTGTTCGAACCGAACGACAAGCTGGACTTCATCCTGCGGCTGACGACCAGCCTGCAAAATCCGATCGAATATGGCGTCCTGGGCGAGCCGGTCGGGTCTCTGGGCATAGGGAACGGGGTCTATGAGATGTTCGGCGCGTCGAGCTATTTCAGGACCGGGCTTGGACGGCGGGAGATGGAGGCGGACAATATCGGCCGCCATCGCCACCGCACCTATGGCGCGTCCCTGACCGGAAACTGGCATGTCGCGGACGCACTGACCGTCACGTCGGTGACGTCCTACGACTATGGGCGCCTGCGCGTCATCGACGAGGCGGACGGCACGCCGCTGCGGGTGCTGGAGGCCGACCTGAAAGGACGGGGCAAGCAGTTGTCGCAGGATCTTCGCCTGTCTTCGGACTTCGACGGACCGTTCAACTTCATCTTCGGCGCCTATTATAATATCGAGAAATTGTGGAACGAGACGTCGGCGGGATTCTACAGCGACATCGACGTGAACGGAGACGGCGCGCTCACCTGGGAAGATTGCGTCGACAGCGGCTTCGCGGTCTCCTGCATCTACCGCAACAATTATAAGCAGGTCAGGAAAAGCGCCGCCGTCTATACCGACATGAATTACAAGCTGTCGGACCGGCTCATCCTGCGCGGCGGCATCCGCTATACGCAGGATCGGGGCAAGGTCGTCGGCTACCGCGCCCAGATAGAGGGGCCGGACGGCGTTCCCATCGTCAACACCATCCCAGGCGACGATCCGTTCGATTTCGATGCGTCGACCAGCGCCCGTTTCAAGAAAGGCACGGTCACCGGCAAGGTCGGCGTCGATTTCAAGACCGCCGACAACGACCTGATCTACGCCAGCTTCAGTCGCGGCTATCGCGCCAACGCCTTCAACGCGCAGGCCTATTTTTCCCCGGCCGAATTGAACGTGGCGGAACCGGAAACCGTCAACGCCTATGAACTGGGTTTCAAGAGCCAGTTCCTGGACCGCGCCGTGACCTTCAACGGGGCGGCATTCTATTATGATTATCGCGACCAGCAGGCGATCAGCGTCAATTCGGTCACCCATATCCAGACGCTGATCAATATTCCCAAGTCCCGCATCCTGGGCGCGGAATTCGAACTGACGGTGCGCCCGGTCCAGGCGCTTCGGATCAATGTCGGGGTCGGCATATTGGACACGAAGATCAAGGAAGGATCGCTCAACGGCACGTCCCTGCGGGGGAACCAGTTGCCCAACGCGCCGAAGCTCAGCGCATCGGCGGGTTTCGATTGGGATATAGTGGAGACCGGCGGCGGAAAGCTGAGCTGGGGCGTGAACGGCAGTTTCACGTCCAAGCAATATTTCGACCTGTTCAACACGGAACGCACCGCGCAGAAGGGATATGCGCTGGTCAACAGCCAGCTCAGCTATCGATTTGCCGACGATCGCTACGGCGTCAGCCTGTGGGGCAAAAATATCTTCAACAAATATTATGCGCGTTATTCGCTGGACCTGTCCGGCAACGGGTTCGATTACACCCATCTCGCCGACCCGCGCACCTACGGGATCAGCTTCGACGCGAAATTCTAA
- a CDS encoding thiolase C-terminal domain-containing protein, giving the protein MPLSSPNGGNIAIVGASETERVGVVPDMSMIQLHADAARRALKDAGLTPADVDGIATAETQVIEVAAMLGIRPRWMDGTTIGGCSFMAHVRHAAAAIATGQASVVLITHGESGRSWVGMPNYSMNPRGPDGQFEQPYGAIAPYSLFTLPALAFLEARGMGQRDLAEVVVAQREWAIPNERAQRRTPVTVEDVLAGPRVAYPFTRDMCCVVTDGGGALVLVSAERARDLPSAKRAVYLMGSGESCESVLVSQMDDLTSFGSFRRASAEAFETAGVTHADIDHAMFYDAFAHLPLYMLEDTGFVGFGESGAFHAEGHTRPGGRLPINTNGGGMSYTHSGMYGMYAIQEAVRQLRGEAVVQVPDMKLSFVQGVGGLFWSAASLILSNQAP; this is encoded by the coding sequence ATGCCCCTATCTTCCCCCAATGGCGGCAATATCGCCATCGTCGGCGCGTCGGAGACGGAACGCGTCGGCGTCGTTCCCGATATGTCGATGATCCAGTTGCATGCCGACGCCGCCCGGCGGGCGCTGAAGGATGCCGGGCTGACGCCCGCCGACGTGGACGGCATCGCCACGGCGGAGACGCAGGTCATCGAAGTCGCCGCCATGCTGGGCATCCGCCCGCGCTGGATGGACGGCACGACCATCGGCGGATGCAGCTTCATGGCCCATGTCCGCCACGCCGCCGCCGCGATCGCCACGGGTCAGGCGAGCGTCGTGCTGATCACCCATGGCGAATCCGGCCGGTCGTGGGTGGGCATGCCCAACTATTCGATGAACCCCAGGGGGCCGGACGGGCAGTTCGAGCAGCCCTATGGCGCCATCGCCCCCTATTCCCTGTTCACCCTGCCCGCGCTGGCCTTCCTGGAGGCGCGGGGCATGGGGCAGCGCGACCTGGCCGAAGTGGTGGTGGCGCAGCGCGAATGGGCGATCCCCAACGAACGCGCCCAGCGCCGGACGCCGGTGACGGTCGAGGATGTTCTGGCAGGACCGCGCGTGGCCTATCCCTTCACCCGCGACATGTGCTGCGTCGTGACCGACGGCGGCGGTGCGCTCGTCCTCGTCAGCGCGGAGCGGGCGCGCGACCTGCCGAGCGCGAAGCGCGCCGTCTATCTGATGGGGTCCGGGGAATCCTGCGAGAGCGTGCTGGTGTCGCAGATGGACGACCTCACCTCCTTCGGCTCCTTCCGCAGGGCCAGCGCGGAGGCGTTCGAAACGGCCGGCGTCACCCATGCCGACATCGACCATGCCATGTTCTACGACGCGTTCGCGCACCTGCCGCTCTACATGCTGGAGGATACGGGCTTCGTCGGTTTCGGCGAATCCGGCGCCTTCCATGCCGAAGGGCACACGCGGCCGGGCGGCCGCCTGCCGATCAACACAAATGGCGGCGGTATGTCCTACACCCATTCCGGCATGTACGGGATGTACGCCATCCAGGAAGCCGTGCGCCAGTTGCGCGGCGAAGCCGTGGTGCAGGTGCCCGACATGAAACTCAGCTTCGTCCAGGGGGTCGGCGGGCTTTTCTGGTCGGCGGCCTCCCTGATCCTGTCCAACCAGGCGCCCTAG
- a CDS encoding Zn-ribbon domain-containing OB-fold protein, which yields MMSIGPIPEPTPETAPFWQGAAEGELRIQRCVRCESFYFYPRPFCPKCNSDEVEWKPVSGRARLASYIINYRPSPEFESKDPQIIALVTLEEGPRLCTNIVGVEPEPDNLPLGMELQVAFEPRGDQFLPVFKPVRI from the coding sequence ATGATGTCGATCGGGCCCATTCCCGAACCTACCCCGGAAACCGCGCCCTTCTGGCAGGGCGCGGCCGAAGGAGAGTTGCGCATCCAGCGCTGCGTCCGTTGCGAAAGCTTCTATTTCTATCCGCGTCCCTTCTGCCCGAAATGCAATTCGGACGAGGTCGAATGGAAGCCGGTGTCGGGGCGGGCGCGGCTGGCCTCCTACATCATCAACTATCGCCCTTCGCCGGAATTCGAGAGCAAGGACCCGCAGATCATCGCGCTGGTGACGCTGGAGGAAGGCCCGCGCCTCTGCACCAATATCGTCGGGGTCGAACCGGAACCGGACAATCTGCCGCTGGGGATGGAATTGCAGGTCGCGTTCGAACCGCGCGGCGACCAGTTCCTGCCCGTCTTCAAGCCCGTCAGGATATGA
- a CDS encoding SDR family NAD(P)-dependent oxidoreductase, whose protein sequence is MGALEGRVAIITGAGRGIGAAIARRYAAEGAKVVINDLGGDTTGEGSDLGPAAAVASDIIAAGGQAIADGGDIADVATGERLVGLAIEKFGGLDIVVNVAGILRDRMIFNLDEKDWDAVIRVHLKGHYSTIKPAAAYWRSLRNPQGDFRIVNFTSASGLHGSPGQPNYAAAKMGVVGLTMSLANGLARYGVTVNAIAPGATTRLTETAPEDKNVDGPARADDPYTPDRVAPIAVFLGSKQSGWMSGRTIGAAGGELMLYNVPEMIKTLNGMADLDAATFAATVEREFRPLADGLAPSIYFDSQM, encoded by the coding sequence ATGGGTGCATTGGAAGGACGGGTCGCCATCATCACCGGGGCCGGGCGCGGCATCGGGGCGGCGATAGCGCGGCGCTACGCGGCGGAGGGCGCGAAGGTCGTCATCAACGACCTGGGCGGCGACACGACGGGCGAAGGCAGCGACCTGGGACCGGCCGCCGCCGTCGCCAGCGACATCATCGCCGCCGGGGGGCAGGCCATTGCCGACGGCGGCGACATCGCCGACGTCGCGACCGGCGAACGGCTGGTCGGCCTGGCCATAGAGAAGTTCGGCGGGCTGGACATCGTCGTCAATGTGGCGGGCATATTGCGCGACCGGATGATCTTCAACCTGGACGAGAAGGATTGGGATGCGGTCATCCGCGTCCACCTGAAGGGGCATTATTCGACCATCAAGCCCGCCGCCGCCTATTGGCGTTCGCTGCGCAATCCGCAGGGCGATTTCCGGATCGTCAACTTCACCTCCGCTTCGGGCCTGCACGGGTCGCCCGGCCAGCCCAATTACGCCGCCGCCAAGATGGGCGTCGTCGGCCTGACCATGTCGCTGGCGAACGGCCTTGCCCGTTACGGCGTCACGGTCAACGCCATCGCGCCGGGCGCGACGACGCGGCTCACCGAAACCGCGCCCGAAGACAAGAATGTGGACGGCCCGGCGCGGGCGGACGACCCCTATACGCCCGACCGCGTCGCGCCCATCGCGGTGTTCCTGGGTTCGAAGCAATCGGGCTGGATGTCCGGGCGGACCATCGGCGCGGCGGGGGGCGAGCTGATGCTCTACAATGTGCCGGAGATGATCAAGACCCTGAACGGCATGGCCGATCTGGATGCAGCGACCTTCGCCGCCACGGTGGAAAGGGAGTTCCGCCCGCTCGCGGACGGGCTGGCGCCCAGCATCTATTTCGATTCGCAGATGTGA
- a CDS encoding aldehyde dehydrogenase family protein has product MNAIAMTINGRSVGTGATFPVIDPSTGEAFAEAPAASPEQLEEAMATAQDAFASWSRDEGLRRRALKEAAGLVMEMAADLGPTLAQEQGKPLADTGIEFEASAEWLRYYADLELPREVVQDDAAAYAEIVRRPLGVVAGITPWNYPIALAFWKIAPALRAGNTLVLKPSPYTPLSTLAVGQALQSVLPPGVLNVISGPDPLGAAMTAHAIPRKLTFTGSTATGRKVMASGANDLKRVTLELGGNDPAVILDDADISAIADELFWGAFANNGQVCVAIKRIYVHESRHDELVEALAERARSVAVGAWNEEGALLGPLCNRPQFERVKELVAEAIGMGARVAAGGAPMDRPGFFFQPTILADLDERARIVSEEQFGPALPILSYSDVDDAVARANAGPFGLTASVWSSDPIRAANVGLGIEAGQVQVNGHAMGLQPHLPFGGLKSSGIGVENGPWGLHGFTDIQLLYAPPRRAAA; this is encoded by the coding sequence GTGAACGCCATCGCAATGACCATCAACGGTCGATCCGTCGGGACAGGGGCCACCTTCCCGGTGATCGATCCATCGACGGGCGAAGCCTTTGCCGAGGCCCCTGCCGCCAGCCCCGAACAGTTGGAGGAGGCGATGGCGACCGCGCAGGACGCCTTCGCTTCGTGGAGCCGCGACGAGGGGTTGCGCCGCAGGGCGCTGAAGGAGGCCGCCGGGCTGGTGATGGAGATGGCCGCCGATCTGGGACCGACACTGGCCCAGGAACAGGGCAAGCCGCTGGCGGACACCGGCATAGAGTTTGAGGCGTCGGCGGAATGGCTCCGCTATTATGCCGATCTCGAACTGCCGCGGGAGGTGGTGCAGGACGATGCGGCGGCCTATGCGGAAATCGTCCGCAGGCCGCTGGGCGTGGTGGCGGGCATTACGCCGTGGAATTATCCCATCGCCCTCGCCTTCTGGAAGATCGCGCCCGCCCTGCGCGCCGGGAACACGCTGGTGCTGAAGCCATCGCCCTATACGCCGCTTTCGACGCTGGCGGTCGGGCAGGCGCTGCAATCGGTCCTGCCGCCCGGCGTGCTGAACGTCATTTCCGGCCCGGACCCGCTGGGCGCGGCGATGACCGCCCATGCCATACCGCGCAAGCTGACCTTCACCGGGTCGACCGCGACCGGCAGGAAGGTGATGGCGTCGGGGGCCAACGACCTGAAGCGGGTGACGCTGGAACTGGGCGGCAACGATCCGGCGGTGATATTGGACGATGCCGACATATCCGCCATCGCGGACGAGCTGTTCTGGGGCGCCTTCGCCAATAATGGGCAGGTCTGCGTCGCGATCAAGCGCATCTATGTCCATGAAAGCCGCCATGACGAACTGGTCGAGGCGCTGGCGGAGCGCGCCCGTTCCGTGGCGGTCGGCGCCTGGAACGAGGAAGGCGCGCTGCTGGGGCCGCTCTGCAACCGGCCGCAGTTCGAGCGCGTGAAGGAACTGGTCGCGGAAGCCATCGGCATGGGAGCGCGGGTGGCGGCGGGCGGCGCGCCGATGGACCGGCCCGGCTTCTTCTTCCAGCCGACCATCCTCGCCGATCTGGACGAAAGGGCGCGGATCGTGAGCGAGGAGCAGTTCGGCCCGGCGCTGCCGATCCTGTCCTACAGCGATGTCGACGATGCGGTCGCCCGCGCCAATGCGGGTCCGTTCGGCCTGACCGCGTCGGTCTGGTCGTCCGACCCGATCCGCGCCGCCAATGTCGGGCTGGGGATCGAGGCGGGGCAGGTGCAGGTCAACGGCCATGCCATGGGCCTGCAACCCCATCTGCCCTTCGGCGGGCTGAAGTCGAGCGGCATCGGCGTCGAAAACGGACCATGGGGCCTGCACGGCTTCACCGACATCCAGCTTCTCTACGCGCCCCCCAGGCGGGCGGCGGCCTGA